The window ATCCGAGCGTCGCCTTTCAACTTCACCCACATGACTAATCCGGCCTGCCGGTTTTCTGCCTGAATTTCAAAGTACAGATAAGTGCGCGGATCGCCGATTGCCTCGCCTTCTGTGATGCCAAACGGCCGGATTTTGTGCTCACGGGCGAGTTCCTGCGCCATGATGGAATAAGTGAAGAGAAAACGGTCCATCACTTCCTCGCGCGAGTGTTGGCTCAGGTCCTGATAAATGGGAAGTAACCTGTATTGCACCGGTGAAGAGCCGGTATCAGCAAAGCAGTTGTTTGGGGTCGCAACCAGAATCAGAGGATGGCCGCCGATTTTAGAACCCTTGAATCGCCGATCATCGTGCTCCATCCCTTGAAAGATTTCTTTTTTAATCTCGCCATTCTTTCCGAAGGTCACGCGATAGATGTACTCAATGTCGGTGGCGCGTCCCCACCGTGCCATGAGCGCGTCCGTCGGTGTGCCACTATCTTCATTGCTAAAAAGCACGCTGTATTGCAATACTTCGTCTGCGCCCTCGCGGAGGCGTTCGTACCACATCACCATTGGAACGTCGGAAAAGTGGCCCAAGGTGTCCGCCCGGGCGTAAACGATCGGTGCGTATTGGATGGCCTGGTATTCAGGATCGCTTGCGGTGACTGCCCGGACGTTCACGGCTTGCAGTTCGAGGCTTGCGCCAGATGCGGACCAGCGCGCGCTTCGTTCAATGCGCAAGCGATGGCGGCCGGTGGGAATCAGACCCAGGAAGACCGAATAGGTCTGCGGAAGGGTGCCGCGGTCAACGACAAGATCCTGGTTGTAAACGCCATCAACCGCAATGGTCGCGACGGCCGCTTCTGCTCCAGGCTTCTGCCAGGAAGAACCCGGACTCGATGCCACAATGTCGGCTACCACCTCACCAGAAGAATTCAGCATGAATGGAAAATCTGCGGCTGCCATCGCGGGGCGAAACACCGCGAACATAAGAAGAGCGAGTACTAGCTGGCAGCTTAAAAGTGTACGTTTTCGTGGAATGTGATTGATTTGCAATTGACACCCGTATTTCCCAAACGCAGAATAGGCAGTCTTTCTGTTCGCTCAACCGAGCGCGATTCTACCCTAATGACAAAAAACTTCGCTTGCGTCACATCAATTATTCTGTCGCTTATCTTTTTTTTAATTCTTCCCGCCGCCACTTTCGCTCGCGAATACCACTTGATGCCACAACCGGCGCGACTTCTGCCGGGCAACGGTAGGCTGATGATCGATGGCTCGTTTCGTGTTTCATTGGTGGGGTATCAAGAGCCGCGCCTCCAAATCGCTGCGGCCCGGTTCATCAAGCAGCTCAGTTTGCAGACCGGAATTCCAATAAATGATGCCCTTGCGCAATCGCCCAGCGCAGCGTTAATCATCCACTGCGATCACGCCGGAGAACCCGTGCAGTCAGTTCGCGAAAACGAGTCTTACAGTTTGCACATAAGTCCCACGCAGGCGATTCTTTCGGCTCCGACGACGGTCGGCGCGCTGCGTGGCATGGCAACGTTCAAGCAGCTGGTCGAATTCGATGGAACTGGTGTCTCGGTGCCTGCGTTGGTGATTGAAGACCAGCCGCGGTTCCCTTGGCGTGGGCTCATGGTGGACGTCTCGCGCCGGTGGATTCCGCCCCCGCTCATCAAGCGCAATCTCGATGCCATGGCTGCCGTCAAGATGAATGTGCTGCACTGGCATCTCACCGATGACCAGGGATTTCGCATCGAGAGTTTAAAATTTCCCAAGCTTCAGCAGATGGGCTCCGACGGCAAGTACTACACCCAGGACGAAGTCCGCGACATCGTCGCGTATGCTCGTGACCGCGGCATTCGCGTGGTGCCGGAATTCGATATGCCCGGTCACACCGGTAGCTGGTTTGTTGGTTATCCCGAACTAGCCAGCGCACCTGGGCCCTTTTCTATGGAGCGCAATCTCGGCATTCGCGACGCGGCTATGGATCCCACTCGCGAAACGGTTTACCAGTTCCTCGATGAATTTATGGGCGAAATATCGAGACTGTTCCCGGACGAATACTTCCACATTGGCGGCGACGAGGTGAATGGGAAACAGTGGAAGGCGAATCCACGGATACAGGCCTTCATGCGAGCACACAACATGAAGGACCATCACGATCTGCAGGCCTACTTTAATCAGCGCCTGCTGCGAATCGTGCAGAAGCACGGCAAAAAAATGGTGGGCTGGGATGAGGTCCTCCATCCCGACCTGCCCAAAGACATTGTGGTGCAGTCTTGGCGAGGGCAGCAGTCGCTGGCCAATGCCGCTCGCGGCGGCTACATGGGAATTCTTTCCACTGGCTACTACCTTGACCTGATGGAGCCGGCTTCTGCCAGCTACAAAGTTGATCCGCTGGGAGCGGAAGCGGCTAGCCTCACGCCCGAGGAGAAGAAAAAAGTTTTGGGCGGCGAAGCCTGCGTGTGGACCGAAAATATTGACGCGCAGACTTTCGATTCCGCCAACTGGCCCCGCACCGCCGCAATCGCGGAACGATTATGGTCACCGGCCGAGGTCCAGGACAGTGATTCGATGTACCGGCGGCTTGAGTTTGTAAGCCGGCAGCTGGAGTGGCTCGGGCTGACCCAAAGGGCTTCTTCGCGCATGATGCTGGAGCGGCTGGCTGGCGATGCTGATCCTGCGCCTCTGATTGCGCTTGATGCAGTCCTTGTACCGCTTAACTGCGATACGCGCAGAGAGGTCCACCCGTACACCAGCCTCACCCCACTGAACCGCTTGGTGGACGCCACTCCACCGGAGAGCGACGGCGCGCGCGAACTTGCTAAATTGGTTTCAGATTGGCAGGCCAACAAAGAATTGGTCCGGCAGCGACTCTCGTTTCTACGCGATAACCATACGCATGTGCTCTCGGTGATGCAGAGTTCCGCCTTGCTGCAGGAGGCAATTCCTTTAGCTGAAAATGTTGCGGCATTAGCGACAGCGGGACTGGAAGCTTTGGACTATTTAGATCGGCATCAGGCGCCGCCGGCGGAATGGGTCACAAAACAAAATGCCCTGCTTCAGAAAGCAGCAAAACCGCATGCAGAATTGCTGATCGGAATTGCGGATCCGGTTTCGAGACTTGTGAGCGCAGCGCAGAACAGCACTAAATAACGATAGTCTGTAGTTGAGTGTCGTCAGGCTAAAGGTCTGCTTCCGCCAGATACGCTCGCGGCCTCAGCCTCTCCGGTCGGTGCAGACGCGTCGATAGGCGCTTTCTCCTGCCAGAAAGTCATCAGGATCGTGCTGCCCAGTACCAGCACACCGCCGATTATCGCGGGAAGAGTAAGACGTTCGCCGAGCCAGAGTGCGGCAATGGGAACTCCGAAAAAGGTCACAAGATAGTTCGACACTGATGCTTGGATTGCATCCAGCACCTTCAGCGCTTTCAGGAAAAGCACCATGGAGAGGAAGTTGTGAAAGAACGTAAGCAGAATCATGCCTACCCATGTCTGGGTTGTGAAATGCGGAATGCGGGCAAATACATCGCCTTCTCTAGCGAGCACCAGAGGAGTGAGGATCACGAACATCGCCGAATAGGTGTAAAACAGCATCTCCATCGGCGAATATCGTTCCAACATCTTCTTGCCATATGTGTTGTAAAAGCCGCTTCCGGTCAGTCCCAAAAACACCAGCATATTTCCCAGCCAGAAGCTCTTGGCAAAGTGCGCGTGCCGCAGGTCAGACCCTGAACATAGCAGCACTCCCACTACAGCCAGCCCAAAGCTGACCCAACGATTCATGGTCATGTGCTCGCCGAGGATGAACACGGCGAGTATGGCCATGGTGATCGGCGCCGTTAGCGCTATCAGGGCGGCGTTGCTGGCGGTGGACATTTGGGTTCCCCAGGTCACCCACACTTGCGCTGGAAATACACCTACGGCAGCCATAAGCAGGTACCGCAGTACGTCCGACTTGGTGTGTGCTCCGGGAGCGGGATGATGTTTGCGTTCGCTGCGAATCAGGGGATACAGCATCACGGTCGCGAGCGTCATCGGACCCCAAACAGTGAACAGCGGTCCTACCTGGTCCTGTACCAACTTCACGCAGGTAAACTGCATGGCCCACATAAAATTGCAGGCCAGGAGATAGATCCAGGATCGCATTCGGTTACGACCTCATGTGATGCGGTTCAGATTTTTATGAATATTCGGCGCTGATATAGCCAGTAACAGAGATACCAGAACACCAGAAATATGGAGAAAGCCTGGGCGACAGGCGCGAACTTGCCCAGAAAGGGATAACCCCGGGTAAACGTTCCCACGATGTCATTGGTCATATCTGTAAACACAATGTGCACGCAGTAAATAAATATCGAGTTCACCCCCAGCACCACCAGCGGAAACACCAGCCGCCGGTAGCCTTGCATCTCGACCAGCCAGTAAAAGAAAAGCAGGAGCAGCAGCACGCACCCGCCGCTCACCATAGTGAACGAATCTGTCCAAATCCGTTTGATCATCGGTTGAAAAGGCATCATCGCAAAACCTAATGCAAAGCAGATCGCCGCCCCCCCGGCAAGGGCTTTCACGTTATAAGCGTGTCCTTTTCTCTTCAGGAATAGTTGGCCGCACCACACTCCTAGCAGCGTAGTGACTGTGCTGCTAAGCCAGTTGATGCTCACGTAAAAGCCATCTGGATTTTTCCCAAGAATGACGCGATCAATTCTCTGGCCGATGTTATCGGTCATGGAGTAAGCGCCGTCCTTGCCTGGGAAGGCAACGAATAGCCCCCAGTGCAGCGCCATGATGCCGAGAGCAGCGACCACTTGCCAACGAAACTCCAGTTGCATGATCAGGAAGCAAAGTAGATAAGTGATTGCAATCTGCGCCAGAACATTGTCCAGTTGCAGATGCGGGATGTACCGGGGATAACCTTCGTCTGAGATTGACATCAAGATCTGACTGATCAACATCAGCATGAACGAGCGATAGAGCACGTGCTTCAATTGCTGCTGAAAGGCCTCCCCTTCAGCTCTTCTGCGCAGGAATGAGAACGGCATCGCCAGCCCCACCATAAACATGAACGCTGGCTGAATCAGGTCCCAGGCGACCATGCCTTTCCAGGGCACATGGTCGAACTGCCTGCCGAGCCAACCCCAGGTGGGATCTTTTGCCAGGGCGAACAGTCCAAAACCGTTGGAGATCAGGACCATCATCACGAAGCCGCGGAATGCATCCAGTGACAGGAGTCGGCCGGTGCCCGGTTTATCGGCCCGCTCTTGTTTAACAGCAGCGGCAGGTACTGAGCGAACCTTGACTGCTTCAGTGGACATGAGCGCCTCGCTAATCGCACTGCAAGGGGCTAAAGCCTGACAAAGGCTCTCTGCAATGTCAACAGGAAACTCGTTCAGCGGTGTCAGCAATCAGCTGTCGGAAGGTATGGTTGGCATACATCAAACTCCCTTCTAATCAGGCGGCTCGCATCCCGTTCCGGTATGGCAATCTGCTTGACATGCATCTGTTCCAGTATTACTGTGCGTCTCCGCTGGTCAACGCAGTTGACCCTCTCCTGATGGCGACGACGAGGGAAAGGACCAAAGCATGAATCGCGTGTCAACCGTTCGCGAGAAAGATAAAGCGGTGATTATGGCCACCGTCCGCCGCTTTGGCCCGATCTCACAGGTTGGCATCCATGATCTCACCCGAATTCGGCCGGCCACCATCTCACCTTTGGTTCGGGAATTATTGGCAAGCGGCAAGCTCAATGTAGTCGGACACGCAGACAACCCAATGGGTAGAAAGCAAGTAATGTTGCGCATCAACGAAGAGTCCGGCTATGTCGTCGCACTGGATTTTGATGAAGAGTTCGTGGATGTTGCGCTCCTCGATTTGCATCCTCGTGTGCGGCGCTCGCTACGCGAACCCACCAATCTGGCTTCAGGTATTGATGGCTTGCTTGAGCAGCTGTTCTCTTGTGTGGAACGGATCATCCCGCAGTCGGGGTTGCAGGCGCAATCGATCCAGGGAATCGGAGTTGGGGTTCCGGGACTGGTAAATCCCAGCACGGGCACGGTGATGATGTCGTCCACTATCGAGTTTTGGAAACAGATCGAATTAAAAAAACTTTTTGAGACTCGGTTCGGTATTTCGACAGTTGTCGAGAATAATTCCCGTACCAAAGCAGTGGCCGAGCGCGTCCTCGGTGCCGGCCATATGTCGGAAGACATGATCTACGTCGAATACGGGAAGGGAATTGGCTCCGGGATCATTGTCGGCGGCAAAGTTCTTCACGGGCATAGTTACAGTGCGGGTGAACTCGGTCACACACACGTGGGTGCAGATGACCGAGCCTGCAAGTGCGGAAGCTTCGGCTGCCTGGAAGCCATCGCCGGCATCTCGGCCCTGGAGCGAGAGGTTCAAAGCGAGCTGCGAAACGGAAGTCAATCCGCTCTCGGGAAAAACGGAGATGAAAGCCACCTTGACGGTTGGATGGTCTTGAAGGCCGCCCGAACCGGCGACAAGTTATGCGTCGCCATGGTTGAGCGATTAGGTCATCATCTGGGACTAGCTTTGGCGAACCTGGTGAACCTGTTTAATCCCTCAACCATCGTCCTCGATTCTCGGCTCGAGGCTGCCGGGCTGCAGTTACTTGAGCAGGTTAGCCGGGTCGTACGCCTTCAGGCTTTGAAGCACGCTACCGAGGGTCTTGTCTTTCGCTTTGGGAGCTTAGGCTCAGAGGTAGGCGTGCTCGGAGCCGGTCTCCTGATCACGGAACGTTTGTTTGAGGTTCCCCTTCTGAAGCCACCGCGATTCATCATCGAGCATGAAGCGTTTTCTACTCGCGGATCGAAAGGAACTGCAAGCAGGAGCGTTGCCGCACGCGCGGGGGGTACGTTGGCTTCAATGCCTAGGGCGAAACTAGGGACTTGATGAAGCCGTTCGGTTTTTTAGCCATCATGTTGTACCCCTGCATTATTTCCTCCAGCTTTAATCGGTGACTGATCAGTGGCTGCACATCCACCCTGCCCGACGAAAGCACATCGAGTGCCCGCGAATAGCTATATGGATTCACCCAGGCTCCCAAGATGGTCAGTTCCCGCGACAGTAAGTTAAAAGGGATAAAGCTGGCCTTCTGACCTTCGGGAGCAAAGCCGAAGATCACGACCCGCCCTCCTCGTTTAGCCAGCTCAAAGGCCTGCTCAATCGTTTCCGTCCGACCCACCGCTTCGATTACTACGTCGGCGCCAAGCGCATTCGTCAAGTCGAAGACTTGTTCCTTGACTCTGCCTTGCTTGGGATCAATCGTCGCGTCTGCACCAAATTTCTTGGCTAACGCTCGCCGGGTTTCATTGGGATCAATGAGAAGTACTTTGCTGGCGCCTGAGTTGAGTGCAAATTGCAGATGGATCAGCCCCAGCGGCCCGCCTCCGATAATGCAAACCGTTTCTCCAGGACGATAGGCGATCCTGTCCACCGCGTGCACCACACAGGAAACGGGTTCGGCAAAAGCGGCAACTTCATCAGGAACATTTTGCGGTATCGGGTAAACACCTTTTTCGCTGGCGGTGCAGTACTCGGCAAAGCCACCGTCACGCAACACTCCGTAAGCGGCCAGGTCATTGCAGAAGCAGGGCTGATGGTTCCTACACCAATAACATTTGCCGCAACTCTCGTTGGGATCGCTGACTACTCGTTGTCCGATCTTCAAATTCCTTACTTCCTTGCCCACTTCGACGATTTCACCGGCATACTCATGCCCCGGCACCACCGGGATCCTGGCGCTGTATTGACCTGTGTACAGCTTCAAGTCAGTTCCACACATGCCGCAGGTCTTGATCTTGATCACTACCTCGTCGGGCTTGGGTTGAGGGACAGGAATGTCTTTGACCGCAATTTGCTTAATATTTTCGAGGACCGCGGCTTTCATTAGTTCTGCTCCTGCCGATTTGTGAGTTGCCGCACTATTAAACGAACATCACAGGCGCACGGTTTTGCCGGTACGCCCCGACTCCTCCGCGGCCAAAATCAATCGCGTATTGAGTAGTCCGTCTTCGCCGCTGGTCAGCGGCTTCTTCCCATCGCGGATGCATTCCACAAAGTGATAAATACTCTCGACCCCGAATCCCATCTGTTTCCCCTGGACTTCAGGAGTAATAAACATATCGGGAAAGGGTGCATCGGGAAACCCGGACAGCGTCTTTTCCGTGTACTTGGCAATGGCGCGACCATGCGTGGGATCAACGTAGATCACGCCCTTGTTGCCGACAATCTCGCATTTATGATCAATGAGCGAAGGCGAAGACTGCGGCAGCACCCAGCTGTTTTCCACGACCGCCGTTGCTCCGTTCTCAAAATCGAGCAATGTTATGTACATGTCCGCGGTGTTGATTCGTCGAGACTTCAGAATGCCTTCCTTCCGCCTGCAGAACACACTGGTCGGTCGGCTTCCTATCAGCCAGCAAGTGGTATCGAGGGCATGGCTGCCCAGAAAAAGCATGACTGTACTCTTTCCGGCCCAGGGCAGCATCTTGGTCGGCACGTAAATCGTATCGCTCAGGCGGTAGTAGATGTAATGCACGGCGCCGATCTCTCCGGCTTGGATGGCGCTCCAGGCATGATAGTAGGGCGGATTCCAACGATTGTGCCAGTCCACCATCAGGTAAACGTCATTGGCGTGCGCGGCAGCAATCATCTGTTGACATTCTTTCACCGTAGTCGCCAAAGGTTTTTCCACCAGTATGTGCATGCCGAGCTTGGCTGCTGCTATTGCTATCTGGGCATGAGCAGTGTCTGGTGTTGCCACCGAAATGCCCTCCAGGTTCTGCCGCAGCATCTCCGTGACATCTGTAAACACCTGTGGAACTCCAAACTCCCTGGCCGCCTGCAAAGCTCGTTTCTTATCGCTGTCACAGATGGCCACCAAGTCGGCTGACGGATGCTGCGAATAAGCACGCATGTGCATTCGCCCCCAAATGCCGCAGCCGACCACACCCATGCGGACCCGCCGGGCCTTCACAAACCCATGCCCTTCATGGTGGCGAAAACGCGGTCTACTATGCTCAGCGTTTTCTGGACATCCTCATCGGTGTGCGCGGCGGAAAGGTACCAGAGGCCCTTTTCGGTGGGAAAAATATGGATTCCGTTGTCGAGAAGCAGTTGGCGGAAAACAAAATACTTGTCGTTGGACTCGTCGAATGCGTCCCGCATGTCCCAGATTTCGTGACCGTGGAAGGAGACGCAGAACACCGATCCCGGACCCTGGATGCGTACAGTTATCCCATGCTTTTTCGCCATCGCGGCAATTGTGCTCATCATGTGCTTGCCCACTTCATTGATGCGGCGAATAATGCCGCAATTGTCTTTCCTTAGTTCCTTAATCACTGCAATAGCGGCAGCGCAGCCGACAGCATTCGCGTTGAAAGTTCCCGCGTGCACCGCTTGCCGGTTCGAGACCACTTGCATTATTTCAGCGCTCGCTCCGTAGACGAAGATAGGGAAGCCCCCGCCCAATGCCTTAAAGCCGCAAGTGATGTCGGGAATCACGCCGAATATTTCCTGCGCCCCGCCGAGCGCTCCGCGCATTCCGGTTATGGTCTCGTCAAAGATAAGCATGGCTCCGTTCGCGGTGGCGAGCTTTCGAAGCCCTTCCAGATAGCCGGGACGGGGCATGATGATGCCGCAATTGCTCATGATGGGTTCGGTCAGGATTGCGGCAATCTCACCCTTGTGCGTGCGGAATGCTTTCTCAACAGACTCAAGACTGTTCCACGGCAGGGCCACAGCGTTGTCCAGAACATTGGGAGTGATCCCCTTGCTGTAGTTGTGGATCACAGGCTTGGGGTTTTCACGAGTGCCGAAATCTTCCCCCTGGTCGGGATGAAAGCTGAAAAATACATTGTCTATCCATCCGTGGTAGTGGCCCTCAAACTTGATGAATTTCGTGCGGCCGGTTACAGCCCGCGCCAGACGCAGTACGGCCTGCACCGCTTCCGACCCCGTGTTGTTGAAGTTCACTACCTCAAAGCTGGGCACCGCTTCCACCAGCAAGCGAGCGGCTTCGATCTGAAGGGGATGCGGTTCGCCGAAGGCTGTTCCCTTATCGAGCTGTGCCCGGACCGCGTCGTTCAATACTTTCGGGGAGTGGCCTAAAATGAGCGGTCCGTAATTGAGCAAGTAATCAATGAACTCGTTACCATCAACATCGTAGAGCTTGCTTCCTTTCCCATGAGTCATGTAGAGAGGATGGGGCCGGCTGAAGCTCTGCACTTGCGATCCCACTCCCATCGCGAAAACGCGCTTGGCGTCTTCGTACATCTGCCGCGATTTCGGGTACTCCTTCCATTTGTGCGTCATCTGTTCGTTCTCAGGAGAGCTTCACTACTTTGTTGGTTTGGTAGGACTTCACGACAGCTTCAACCGCTTGCGTGGCGATCATGCCTTCCTCGCCGCTCACTGGGGAGGGCTTGTCCTCGAGTACGCACGAGACGAAATCAACGATCGGAGGTTCCTCGGTCACGTTCAGCATCACAAAGGGAGTCTGGTACTTGTCGGCTGTAATCGTGATGTTCTCGTAATCAGCGGCCACGTCAATCCTGCCGGTCTCGCCCTGCACGGAGAGCCACATGTCATTCACCGGATTGCGCCAATTCCTGGCTAGGACCCATGATGATTCGAAGTGCACGAGGGCGCCCTTTCTCGTTTTTATGGTGGCCTTTACTAAATCACGGGTTTTGAAGCCTTTGCTTCGGAGAAGACCTTCCCTGGCCATGGCAAACACTTCTTTGGGCTTGTCCCCCAACATCCAGCAGGCCAGGTCCGCTATGTGAGTCATTAAAAACCATTCCGGACCGCTATGTTCAGCCCAGGTCATATTGCCTTCCACCCATGAAATTGTGTCAGAAAGCACAAAGTTCGCGCACACTGGCTTGCCAATCCTACCCTCCGCAATTGCATCTCTGGCCGCGATGAATGCGGGATACCACCGATTGTGATAATTCACCATAAGCTTGGCGCCAGACCGGTCCCTTGCAGCCAGGATGGCTTCGCATTCCTTTGTAGTTTTGGCCATAGGTTTTTCAAGCAGCACGTGTTTGCCGGCCTTTAACGCAGCAATGGCGTACTCCGTGTGGGCGTGATCCGGGGTAGCAATGGACAACAACTGAATGCGGTCGTCCTCCAGCATATCTCCGAAGCGTGTAGTGGGCTTGCAGTGATATTCCTGGGCGACTTTCTTTGCTCGTGACCCACTCCTGCTCCATACTCTCAGCAAATCCACCCGAGGGTCCTTGCTGTAGGTTCGCGCATGGACCGCACCGTAAATCCCGCTGCCCACCACCCCTACGCCCAGTTTCTTCATCTGTTTCCTCTCCCTGCGAATGGGCAGAGCTAGCTGCATCCCGCAAAACGTCTTGGAACTTGGTGACTTTCTTACGGGATTGATCTTAATCCGCCCTTGTATCAGGTGACGGCTTCCGTTTCAAGCCGTGGCTGTGCAAGGCACTCGTCTGATCGCTTACCAGAAATTAAATTTATTGTTGAGAGCAGGGCTTAACGGCAAATAGGAATTGACTTTCTTTCCTAAACGATATAAACACCCAAAGCCGAAAGAAAAATCCTGCGCCAGGGCCGTATTCCGTTTGGTCGAAGGGCAACTTGTC of the Terriglobales bacterium genome contains:
- a CDS encoding aspartate aminotransferase family protein encodes the protein MTHKWKEYPKSRQMYEDAKRVFAMGVGSQVQSFSRPHPLYMTHGKGSKLYDVDGNEFIDYLLNYGPLILGHSPKVLNDAVRAQLDKGTAFGEPHPLQIEAARLLVEAVPSFEVVNFNNTGSEAVQAVLRLARAVTGRTKFIKFEGHYHGWIDNVFFSFHPDQGEDFGTRENPKPVIHNYSKGITPNVLDNAVALPWNSLESVEKAFRTHKGEIAAILTEPIMSNCGIIMPRPGYLEGLRKLATANGAMLIFDETITGMRGALGGAQEIFGVIPDITCGFKALGGGFPIFVYGASAEIMQVVSNRQAVHAGTFNANAVGCAAAIAVIKELRKDNCGIIRRINEVGKHMMSTIAAMAKKHGITVRIQGPGSVFCVSFHGHEIWDMRDAFDESNDKYFVFRQLLLDNGIHIFPTEKGLWYLSAAHTDEDVQKTLSIVDRVFATMKGMGL
- a CDS encoding Gfo/Idh/MocA family oxidoreductase, with the protein product MKKLGVGVVGSGIYGAVHARTYSKDPRVDLLRVWSRSGSRAKKVAQEYHCKPTTRFGDMLEDDRIQLLSIATPDHAHTEYAIAALKAGKHVLLEKPMAKTTKECEAILAARDRSGAKLMVNYHNRWYPAFIAARDAIAEGRIGKPVCANFVLSDTISWVEGNMTWAEHSGPEWFLMTHIADLACWMLGDKPKEVFAMAREGLLRSKGFKTRDLVKATIKTRKGALVHFESSWVLARNWRNPVNDMWLSVQGETGRIDVAADYENITITADKYQTPFVMLNVTEEPPIVDFVSCVLEDKPSPVSGEEGMIATQAVEAVVKSYQTNKVVKLS
- a CDS encoding ROK family protein, with translation MNRVSTVREKDKAVIMATVRRFGPISQVGIHDLTRIRPATISPLVRELLASGKLNVVGHADNPMGRKQVMLRINEESGYVVALDFDEEFVDVALLDLHPRVRRSLREPTNLASGIDGLLEQLFSCVERIIPQSGLQAQSIQGIGVGVPGLVNPSTGTVMMSSTIEFWKQIELKKLFETRFGISTVVENNSRTKAVAERVLGAGHMSEDMIYVEYGKGIGSGIIVGGKVLHGHSYSAGELGHTHVGADDRACKCGSFGCLEAIAGISALEREVQSELRNGSQSALGKNGDESHLDGWMVLKAARTGDKLCVAMVERLGHHLGLALANLVNLFNPSTIVLDSRLEAAGLQLLEQVSRVVRLQALKHATEGLVFRFGSLGSEVGVLGAGLLITERLFEVPLLKPPRFIIEHEAFSTRGSKGTASRSVAARAGGTLASMPRAKLGT
- a CDS encoding zinc-dependent alcohol dehydrogenase family protein, with protein sequence MKAAVLENIKQIAVKDIPVPQPKPDEVVIKIKTCGMCGTDLKLYTGQYSARIPVVPGHEYAGEIVEVGKEVRNLKIGQRVVSDPNESCGKCYWCRNHQPCFCNDLAAYGVLRDGGFAEYCTASEKGVYPIPQNVPDEVAAFAEPVSCVVHAVDRIAYRPGETVCIIGGGPLGLIHLQFALNSGASKVLLIDPNETRRALAKKFGADATIDPKQGRVKEQVFDLTNALGADVVIEAVGRTETIEQAFELAKRGGRVVIFGFAPEGQKASFIPFNLLSRELTILGAWVNPYSYSRALDVLSSGRVDVQPLISHRLKLEEIMQGYNMMAKKPNGFIKSLVSP
- a CDS encoding DMT family transporter, with amino-acid sequence MRSWIYLLACNFMWAMQFTCVKLVQDQVGPLFTVWGPMTLATVMLYPLIRSERKHHPAPGAHTKSDVLRYLLMAAVGVFPAQVWVTWGTQMSTASNAALIALTAPITMAILAVFILGEHMTMNRWVSFGLAVVGVLLCSGSDLRHAHFAKSFWLGNMLVFLGLTGSGFYNTYGKKMLERYSPMEMLFYTYSAMFVILTPLVLAREGDVFARIPHFTTQTWVGMILLTFFHNFLSMVLFLKALKVLDAIQASVSNYLVTFFGVPIAALWLGERLTLPAIIGGVLVLGSTILMTFWQEKAPIDASAPTGEAEAASVSGGSRPLA
- a CDS encoding Gfo/Idh/MocA family oxidoreductase, whose product is MKARRVRMGVVGCGIWGRMHMRAYSQHPSADLVAICDSDKKRALQAAREFGVPQVFTDVTEMLRQNLEGISVATPDTAHAQIAIAAAKLGMHILVEKPLATTVKECQQMIAAAHANDVYLMVDWHNRWNPPYYHAWSAIQAGEIGAVHYIYYRLSDTIYVPTKMLPWAGKSTVMLFLGSHALDTTCWLIGSRPTSVFCRRKEGILKSRRINTADMYITLLDFENGATAVVENSWVLPQSSPSLIDHKCEIVGNKGVIYVDPTHGRAIAKYTEKTLSGFPDAPFPDMFITPEVQGKQMGFGVESIYHFVECIRDGKKPLTSGEDGLLNTRLILAAEESGRTGKTVRL
- a CDS encoding family 20 glycosylhydrolase, which translates into the protein MTKNFACVTSIILSLIFFLILPAATFAREYHLMPQPARLLPGNGRLMIDGSFRVSLVGYQEPRLQIAAARFIKQLSLQTGIPINDALAQSPSAALIIHCDHAGEPVQSVRENESYSLHISPTQAILSAPTTVGALRGMATFKQLVEFDGTGVSVPALVIEDQPRFPWRGLMVDVSRRWIPPPLIKRNLDAMAAVKMNVLHWHLTDDQGFRIESLKFPKLQQMGSDGKYYTQDEVRDIVAYARDRGIRVVPEFDMPGHTGSWFVGYPELASAPGPFSMERNLGIRDAAMDPTRETVYQFLDEFMGEISRLFPDEYFHIGGDEVNGKQWKANPRIQAFMRAHNMKDHHDLQAYFNQRLLRIVQKHGKKMVGWDEVLHPDLPKDIVVQSWRGQQSLANAARGGYMGILSTGYYLDLMEPASASYKVDPLGAEAASLTPEEKKKVLGGEACVWTENIDAQTFDSANWPRTAAIAERLWSPAEVQDSDSMYRRLEFVSRQLEWLGLTQRASSRMMLERLAGDADPAPLIALDAVLVPLNCDTRREVHPYTSLTPLNRLVDATPPESDGARELAKLVSDWQANKELVRQRLSFLRDNHTHVLSVMQSSALLQEAIPLAENVAALATAGLEALDYLDRHQAPPAEWVTKQNALLQKAAKPHAELLIGIADPVSRLVSAAQNSTK